One segment of Neisseria mucosa DNA contains the following:
- the clpS gene encoding ATP-dependent Clp protease adapter ClpS yields MNHPNTDHQSDTLLSDINTQPPKRYGVFLLNDDYTTMEFVVEILTEVFMLAQEQAVAVMLLVHHEGKGLCGTYTRDIAQTKQHQVMERAKAEGHPLKCIVEEV; encoded by the coding sequence ATGAACCATCCGAATACCGACCACCAATCCGATACCCTGCTCAGCGATATCAACACACAGCCGCCGAAACGTTACGGCGTATTTTTATTGAACGACGATTACACCACCATGGAATTTGTCGTCGAAATCCTGACCGAAGTCTTTATGCTTGCACAGGAACAGGCCGTGGCCGTCATGCTGCTGGTGCACCATGAAGGCAAAGGCCTGTGCGGCACCTACACGCGCGATATTGCGCAAACCAAGCAGCATCAGGTCATGGAACGCGCCAAAGCTGAAGGGCATCCGCTCAAATGTATAGTCGAAGAGGTTTAA
- a CDS encoding ABC transporter permease subunit, translating to MQKTKLSWFLKLMLLLSLAFLYIPLVVLVIYSFNESKLVTVWGGFSTKWYGALMENDTILEAAWLSLRIAIVSSLAAVALGTLAGYSMARIKRFRGSTLFAGMISAPMVMPDVITGLSMLLLIIQVQMFLQGSELLQSLYFDRGFFTIFLGHTTLCMAYITVVIRSRLVELDQSLEEAAMDLGARPLKIFFVITLPLIAPAIASGFLLGITLSLDDLVITSFLSGPGSSTLPQVIFSKIKLGLDPQMNVLATILIGIIGTLVIVVNYWMMRQATKREREAAEAYRQEKLAAEKAA from the coding sequence ATGCAGAAAACCAAATTATCCTGGTTCTTGAAACTGATGCTCCTGCTCTCGCTGGCATTCCTCTATATTCCGCTGGTGGTTTTGGTCATCTATTCTTTCAATGAATCTAAGCTGGTTACCGTTTGGGGCGGTTTCTCGACCAAATGGTATGGCGCATTAATGGAAAACGACACCATCTTGGAAGCGGCCTGGCTGTCATTGCGTATCGCCATCGTTTCCTCACTTGCCGCCGTAGCACTCGGCACATTGGCTGGTTACTCCATGGCGCGTATCAAACGCTTCCGAGGCAGCACACTGTTTGCCGGTATGATTTCCGCGCCTATGGTGATGCCTGATGTGATTACCGGTTTGTCCATGCTGCTGTTGATTATTCAGGTGCAAATGTTCCTACAAGGCAGTGAATTGCTGCAATCACTCTACTTCGATCGCGGCTTCTTCACCATCTTCCTCGGCCACACCACGCTTTGCATGGCGTACATTACCGTCGTTATCCGCTCGCGCTTGGTGGAATTGGATCAATCCTTGGAAGAAGCCGCTATGGACTTGGGGGCCCGTCCGCTGAAGATTTTCTTCGTGATTACCCTGCCGCTGATTGCCCCTGCGATTGCTTCCGGCTTCCTCTTGGGCATCACCCTGTCTTTGGACGACTTGGTGATTACCTCCTTCCTGTCAGGCCCGGGTTCATCGACATTGCCGCAAGTGATTTTCTCCAAAATCAAACTCGGCCTTGACCCTCAGATGAACGTTTTGGCAACCATCCTAATCGGCATCATCGGTACGCTGGTGATTGTCGTCAACTACTGGATGATGCGTCAGGCAACCAAACGGGAACGTGAGGCTGCCGAAGCCTACCGCCAAGAAAAATTGGCAGCCGAAAAAGCCGCCTAA
- the clpA gene encoding ATP-dependent Clp protease ATP-binding subunit ClpA: MLSPELEHILQLLYREARNARYEFISLEHLLLVLIEEDAAVPNVLKLCGADLKVLSEQLAASVAENTPQIPDHLLDTVETQPTLGFQRVIQRAMVHTQSAGKAAVEPLDILVAMMSESESHAVYFLKLQSITRFEVLRCIAHGSPDDEDGNDSDGLEREGEEAEQKTGSLSDYTVNLNAEVKAGRIDPLIGRKHEMERLVQILCRRRKNNPLLVGEAGVGKTALAEGLAHQIVNGDIPDALKEAEVYALDMGSLLAGTKYRGDFEARVKSVLKQLEKIPHAILFIDEIHTIIGAGSTSGGTMDASNLLKPALAKGSLRCIGATTYDEYRTIFDKDHALSRRFQKIDVVEPTVSETVQILRGLKPMFEDFHQVRYTQGALEAAAELSARYINERFLPDKAIDVMDEAGAAQRILPKSKQKKVIGKAQIETVIAKVARIPEKTVSHDDKQVLQFLGRDLKNMVYGQENAIDALVAAVKMSRSGLALPDKPIGSFLFSGPTGVGKTEVAKQLAYSMGVSLQRFDMSEYMERHAVSRLIGAPPGYVGFEQGGLLTEAVNKQPHCVLLLDEIEKAHPDIFNVLLQVMDAGKLTDNNGKSADFRNVILIMTTNAGAESLSRPSLGFTTKRERGDEMQAINKLFTPEFRNRLDAIIPFAPLSEPVIAKVVDKFLLQLEHQLLDKKVEAEFTPALRKYLAEKGFDPQMGARPMHRLIQEKIRKPLADELLFGKLADGGFVRIDWDAAKEEAVLKFKKNKVKPEAETV, from the coding sequence ATGCTTTCACCCGAATTGGAACACATCCTGCAACTGCTCTATCGTGAAGCACGCAACGCGCGTTATGAGTTTATCAGCTTGGAACACCTGCTTTTGGTGCTGATAGAAGAAGATGCGGCTGTGCCGAATGTCTTGAAACTGTGTGGTGCGGATTTGAAAGTCCTGTCCGAGCAGCTGGCCGCCAGCGTGGCCGAAAATACGCCGCAAATTCCCGATCATCTTCTGGATACGGTCGAAACCCAGCCGACATTGGGCTTCCAACGCGTCATCCAACGGGCGATGGTGCATACCCAGTCTGCCGGTAAAGCCGCAGTAGAGCCTTTGGATATTTTAGTTGCCATGATGAGCGAATCCGAAAGCCATGCCGTTTATTTCCTCAAATTGCAATCCATTACGCGCTTTGAAGTCTTGCGTTGCATTGCCCATGGCTCGCCCGATGACGAAGACGGCAATGATTCAGACGGCCTTGAACGTGAGGGCGAAGAAGCAGAACAAAAAACCGGCTCCCTTTCCGACTACACCGTCAACCTCAACGCCGAAGTCAAAGCCGGCCGCATCGATCCTTTGATTGGTCGCAAACACGAAATGGAACGGTTGGTGCAAATCCTGTGCCGCCGCCGCAAAAACAATCCGCTTTTAGTCGGCGAAGCAGGCGTAGGCAAAACTGCGCTGGCGGAAGGTTTGGCACATCAAATCGTCAACGGCGACATTCCCGACGCGCTGAAAGAAGCCGAAGTGTACGCACTGGATATGGGTTCGCTTTTGGCGGGCACGAAATACCGCGGCGACTTTGAAGCGCGGGTCAAATCCGTCTTGAAACAGCTCGAAAAAATCCCGCACGCCATTTTGTTTATCGACGAAATCCACACCATCATCGGCGCGGGCAGTACCAGCGGCGGCACGATGGACGCATCCAACCTGCTCAAACCCGCGCTGGCGAAAGGCTCGCTGCGCTGTATCGGCGCAACCACTTACGACGAATACCGCACCATTTTCGACAAAGACCACGCCTTAAGCCGCCGCTTTCAAAAAATTGACGTGGTCGAACCCACCGTTTCCGAGACCGTGCAAATCCTGCGCGGCTTAAAGCCAATGTTTGAAGATTTCCACCAAGTGCGCTATACGCAAGGTGCGCTCGAAGCCGCCGCCGAACTTTCCGCCCGCTACATCAACGAACGTTTCCTGCCCGACAAAGCCATCGACGTGATGGACGAAGCAGGCGCAGCGCAACGGATTTTGCCCAAATCCAAACAGAAAAAAGTCATCGGCAAAGCGCAAATCGAAACCGTCATCGCCAAAGTCGCGCGGATTCCTGAAAAAACCGTGTCGCACGACGACAAACAAGTGTTGCAATTCCTCGGCCGCGATTTGAAAAACATGGTTTACGGTCAGGAAAATGCCATCGACGCGCTGGTTGCCGCCGTCAAAATGTCGCGCTCCGGCCTTGCCCTGCCCGACAAACCGATAGGCAGCTTCCTCTTCTCCGGCCCGACCGGCGTCGGCAAAACCGAAGTCGCCAAACAGCTTGCCTACTCAATGGGTGTATCGCTGCAACGCTTCGATATGTCCGAATACATGGAACGCCACGCCGTATCGCGCCTCATCGGTGCGCCGCCGGGCTACGTCGGCTTTGAACAAGGCGGTCTTTTGACCGAAGCCGTCAACAAACAGCCACATTGCGTGTTGCTTTTGGACGAAATCGAAAAAGCCCACCCCGACATTTTCAACGTCCTCCTGCAAGTCATGGACGCAGGCAAACTGACCGACAACAACGGCAAGAGCGCCGATTTCCGCAACGTCATCCTGATTATGACCACCAACGCAGGCGCGGAAAGCCTCAGCCGACCCAGCCTCGGCTTTACCACCAAACGCGAACGCGGCGACGAAATGCAGGCAATCAACAAACTCTTTACGCCCGAGTTCCGCAACCGTTTGGATGCGATTATCCCGTTTGCGCCCCTGTCCGAACCCGTCATCGCCAAAGTCGTGGACAAATTCCTGCTCCAGCTCGAGCACCAGCTCCTCGACAAAAAAGTCGAAGCCGAATTCACGCCGGCATTGCGCAAATATCTGGCAGAAAAAGGTTTCGACCCACAAATGGGCGCACGCCCGATGCACCGCCTGATTCAGGAAAAAATCCGCAAACCGCTCGCCGACGAACTCCTGTTCGGCAAACTCGCCGACGGCGGCTTCGTGCGGATAGACTGGGATGCAGCAAAAGAAGAAGCCGTGTTGAAGTTTAAGAAAAACAAGGTCAAACCTGAAGCAGAAACTGTTTAA
- a CDS encoding DUF4189 domain-containing protein, whose amino-acid sequence MKKTLTTLILCALTPAALAADTYGYLAMWQNPADSNEALQIKTTKENATQLDATAELETFCKGQDALAGIRSGQATGCKTVVPLHNTCIAVAYPKAMGKLTAQNVVAITSPRFKTVHQIALNQCIKKYGSQGQCALETVYCTSETYYQGTVKTLWEKIKSI is encoded by the coding sequence ATGAAAAAAACACTAACGACACTTATCCTTTGCGCACTGACTCCTGCCGCCCTGGCTGCCGACACTTACGGCTACTTGGCCATGTGGCAAAACCCTGCCGACAGCAATGAAGCGCTGCAAATCAAAACCACCAAAGAAAATGCCACCCAACTGGATGCGACGGCAGAACTCGAAACATTCTGCAAAGGCCAAGATGCCTTAGCCGGTATCCGCTCAGGCCAAGCCACAGGCTGCAAAACGGTTGTCCCTCTGCACAACACCTGCATCGCGGTTGCCTACCCTAAAGCCATGGGCAAATTGACTGCTCAAAACGTAGTGGCCATTACCTCCCCACGTTTCAAAACCGTGCATCAAATTGCCTTGAACCAATGCATCAAAAAATACGGCTCACAAGGACAATGCGCTTTAGAAACAGTCTATTGCACTTCTGAAACCTACTATCAAGGTACGGTCAAAACCCTTTGGGAAAAAATCAAATCCATTTAA
- a CDS encoding cold-shock protein has product MATGIVKWFNDAKGFGFITPDEGGEDLFAHFSAINMEGFKTLKEGQRVSFDVTTGPKGKQAANIQAA; this is encoded by the coding sequence ATGGCAACCGGTATCGTAAAATGGTTTAACGACGCTAAAGGTTTTGGTTTCATCACTCCTGACGAAGGCGGCGAAGATCTGTTCGCTCACTTCTCAGCGATCAACATGGAAGGTTTCAAAACCCTGAAAGAAGGCCAACGCGTGTCTTTCGACGTAACCACCGGCCCTAAAGGCAAACAAGCTGCTAACATTCAAGCTGCTTAA
- the tkt gene encoding transketolase — protein MSQLANAIRFLSVDAVQKANSGHPGAPMGMAEMAEVLWTKFLNHNPANPKFYNRDRFILSNGHASMLLYSLLHLTGYNVSIEDLKNFRQLHSKTPGHPEYGYTDGVETTTGPLGQGIANAVGMALAEKILAAEFNKDGLNIVDHHTYVFMGDGCMMEGVSHEACSLAGTLGLGKLIVLYDDNNISIDGKVDGWFTENIPQRFESYGWHVIPNVNGHDTDAIQTAIEAAKAETGKPSLICCKTLIGKGSANKEGSHKTHGAPLGADEIEATRKHLGWTYPVFEIPQEIYAAWNAKEKGAKLEAEWNELFAQYQAKYPAEAAEFVRRMDKKLPDNFDAYVQAALKEVCAKAETIATRKASQNSIEILAKELPELVGGSADLTPSNLTDWSNSVSVTREHGGNYIHYGVREFGMGAIMNGLALHGGVKPFGATFLMFSEYERNALRMAALMKINPVFVFTHDSIGLGEDGPTHQPVEQTATLRLIPNMDVWRPCDTVESLVAWSEAVKAADHPSSLIFSRQNLKFQARNEQQLNDIKRGGYVISEAQGNAQAVIIATGSEVELALEVQKVLAEQGVAVRVVSMPSTNVFDRQDAAYKAAVLPEGLPRIAVEAGHADGWYKYVGLNGAVVGINRFGESAPADLLFKEFGFTVDNVVATVKSVL, from the coding sequence ATGTCTCAACTGGCAAACGCAATCCGTTTCCTCTCAGTCGATGCCGTACAGAAAGCAAACTCCGGCCACCCCGGCGCACCTATGGGTATGGCGGAAATGGCGGAAGTATTGTGGACGAAGTTCCTCAACCATAACCCTGCCAATCCTAAATTCTACAACCGTGACCGCTTCATCCTTTCCAACGGCCACGCGTCCATGCTGCTGTACAGCCTGTTGCACCTGACCGGTTACAACGTATCCATCGAAGACTTGAAAAACTTCCGCCAATTGCACAGCAAAACCCCCGGCCACCCCGAATACGGTTACACCGACGGTGTGGAAACCACGACCGGCCCGTTGGGACAAGGTATTGCCAACGCAGTGGGCATGGCTTTGGCCGAAAAAATCTTGGCTGCCGAATTCAATAAAGACGGCTTAAACATCGTTGACCACCACACCTACGTCTTCATGGGCGACGGCTGCATGATGGAAGGCGTGTCGCACGAAGCCTGTTCGCTCGCCGGCACTTTGGGCTTGGGCAAGCTGATTGTTTTATATGATGACAACAATATTTCCATTGACGGCAAAGTGGACGGCTGGTTTACCGAAAACATCCCGCAACGTTTTGAAAGCTACGGCTGGCATGTGATTCCAAATGTAAACGGTCATGATACCGATGCCATTCAGACGGCCATTGAAGCGGCCAAAGCCGAAACCGGCAAACCGTCCCTTATCTGCTGCAAAACCTTAATCGGCAAAGGCAGCGCCAACAAAGAAGGCAGCCACAAAACCCACGGCGCACCTTTGGGCGCGGACGAAATCGAAGCCACGCGCAAACATTTGGGTTGGACTTATCCTGTGTTTGAAATCCCTCAAGAAATCTATGCCGCATGGAATGCAAAAGAAAAAGGCGCGAAACTTGAGGCCGAATGGAACGAGCTTTTTGCCCAATATCAAGCCAAATATCCCGCCGAAGCCGCAGAATTCGTGCGCCGCATGGATAAAAAACTGCCGGACAACTTCGATGCTTACGTTCAAGCCGCATTGAAAGAAGTGTGTGCCAAAGCCGAAACCATCGCCACCCGTAAAGCCAGCCAAAACAGCATCGAAATTCTGGCCAAAGAGCTGCCCGAATTGGTGGGCGGTTCTGCCGACCTGACCCCGTCCAACCTGACTGACTGGTCAAACAGCGTCTCCGTTACCCGCGAACACGGCGGCAACTATATTCACTACGGCGTACGCGAGTTCGGCATGGGCGCTATCATGAACGGCCTTGCCTTGCACGGCGGTGTAAAACCCTTCGGCGCGACTTTCCTGATGTTTAGCGAATACGAACGCAACGCCCTGCGTATGGCAGCGCTGATGAAAATCAACCCAGTATTTGTGTTTACCCACGATTCCATCGGCCTCGGTGAAGACGGCCCAACCCACCAACCTGTCGAACAAACCGCCACCCTGCGCCTGATTCCAAATATGGACGTATGGCGTCCGTGCGATACCGTTGAATCTTTGGTGGCGTGGTCTGAAGCCGTTAAAGCGGCCGATCATCCGTCCAGCTTGATTTTCAGTCGTCAAAACCTGAAATTCCAAGCGCGCAACGAACAACAACTGAACGACATCAAACGCGGTGGCTACGTCATCAGCGAAGCCCAAGGCAACGCCCAAGCCGTCATCATTGCCACCGGTTCTGAAGTTGAATTAGCTCTGGAAGTGCAAAAAGTATTGGCAGAACAAGGTGTTGCCGTGCGCGTTGTTTCCATGCCATCCACCAACGTATTCGACCGCCAAGACGCCGCCTATAAAGCCGCCGTTCTGCCTGAAGGCTTGCCGCGCATAGCCGTAGAAGCCGGACACGCCGACGGTTGGTATAAATACGTTGGTTTGAACGGTGCAGTGGTCGGTATTAACCGCTTCGGCGAGTCTGCACCTGCTGACTTGCTCTTTAAAGAATTCGGCTTTACCGTAGACAATGTGGTTGCTACTGTAAAATCCGTTTTGTAA
- a CDS encoding NAD(P)/FAD-dependent oxidoreductase: MINPSFKEYLPSYYVSTANPHPSYPTLEGRLKTETCVIGGGLTGLCTALPLAENGHEVIVLEAARIGFGASGRSGGQVISDFACGMEEIEKQVGLEQAQWFWQQSLQAVELVDSRIQKHNIQCDWQRGYATVAVRPQHWEELQQWHEHAQKHYGASHYQIWDKATLKQQLASDRYQGAQFDPLSGHLHPLNYTLGIAKAAADAGAQLFEQSPMTRIEPCDNGWLVHTPNGSVECKNLVYAVNTYAGLHPKFKVLEQKAIAVSTFIIATEPLGERAKDLIRNNMAICDNRHILDYYRLSADGRLLFGGKDNEFIDDPDRMTELVRQDMLKVFPQLADVRIEHSWGGECDITRNLAPHFGRLAPTVFFAQGYSGHGMAITGIAGLAIAEAIMGDDGRLKPFEQLRHSNIITQPFLRKLGSYLGSKYYQWKDSH, translated from the coding sequence ATGATCAATCCCAGCTTCAAAGAATACCTTCCTTCCTACTATGTTAGCACGGCCAATCCCCATCCGTCTTATCCGACGCTTGAAGGCCGTCTGAAAACTGAAACCTGCGTTATCGGCGGCGGCTTGACCGGTTTATGCACCGCCCTACCGCTTGCCGAAAACGGCCATGAAGTCATCGTACTTGAAGCCGCACGTATCGGTTTCGGCGCATCAGGCCGAAGCGGCGGACAAGTCATCAGCGATTTTGCCTGCGGCATGGAAGAGATCGAAAAACAAGTCGGCTTAGAACAGGCCCAATGGTTCTGGCAGCAATCCCTGCAAGCCGTTGAACTGGTTGACTCGCGCATTCAAAAACACAATATCCAATGCGATTGGCAACGCGGCTATGCGACCGTCGCCGTCCGTCCTCAGCATTGGGAAGAATTGCAGCAATGGCACGAACATGCCCAAAAACATTATGGCGCAAGCCATTACCAGATTTGGGATAAAGCCACGCTGAAGCAACAACTAGCCAGCGATAGGTATCAAGGCGCGCAATTTGATCCTTTATCCGGCCACTTGCACCCGCTCAATTACACCCTAGGCATTGCCAAAGCGGCAGCCGATGCAGGCGCACAACTTTTTGAGCAGTCCCCCATGACTCGTATCGAGCCATGCGATAACGGCTGGCTGGTTCATACGCCCAATGGCAGCGTTGAGTGCAAAAACCTCGTTTATGCCGTCAATACTTATGCAGGTTTACACCCGAAATTCAAAGTATTGGAACAAAAAGCCATTGCCGTCAGCACCTTTATCATCGCCACCGAGCCTCTGGGCGAACGTGCCAAAGACCTGATCCGCAACAATATGGCCATCTGCGACAACCGCCACATCCTCGACTACTACCGCCTCAGCGCCGACGGTCGCCTTCTCTTCGGCGGCAAAGACAACGAGTTTATCGACGATCCAGACCGCATGACCGAACTCGTCCGCCAAGACATGCTGAAAGTTTTCCCGCAACTTGCCGATGTCAGAATCGAGCATTCTTGGGGCGGAGAATGCGACATCACGCGCAACCTTGCCCCACATTTCGGCCGCCTCGCCCCTACCGTTTTCTTTGCACAAGGCTACTCCGGACACGGCATGGCGATTACCGGCATTGCCGGTTTGGCAATTGCCGAAGCCATCATGGGTGATGACGGCCGTCTGAAACCTTTCGAGCAACTGCGCCACAGCAACATCATCACCCAGCCGTTCCTGCGCAAACTCGGCTCTTACCTCGGTTCCAAATACTACCAGTGGAAAGACAGCCACTAA
- the smpB gene encoding SsrA-binding protein SmpB encodes MSIANNKKAFHDFFIEDQIEAGIVLEGWEVKAIRAARVQLKESYIYWKKDAFYLVGCHITALPTASTHVKPDPVRPRKLLLKQSEINKLIGKTERAGYTIVPLNLHYTRGRIKVEIGLAKGKKQHDKRQSLKEADWKREKQRLMKNVR; translated from the coding sequence ATGAGTATTGCCAATAATAAAAAAGCCTTTCACGATTTCTTTATCGAAGACCAAATCGAAGCCGGTATAGTATTGGAGGGATGGGAAGTCAAAGCCATCCGCGCTGCACGCGTGCAATTAAAAGAAAGCTATATCTACTGGAAAAAAGACGCATTCTATTTGGTGGGCTGCCACATTACCGCATTGCCCACTGCCTCGACACACGTCAAACCTGACCCTGTCCGTCCGCGTAAGTTGTTGTTGAAACAATCGGAAATTAATAAGTTAATCGGCAAAACCGAACGCGCCGGTTATACGATTGTGCCCTTAAACCTGCATTACACCCGCGGTAGAATCAAAGTGGAAATCGGTTTGGCCAAGGGTAAGAAACAGCATGACAAACGCCAAAGCCTGAAAGAAGCGGATTGGAAGCGTGAGAAACAACGTTTAATGAAAAACGTACGTTGA
- the trxB gene encoding thioredoxin-disulfide reductase, translating to MSNHHKLIILGSGPAGYTAAVYAARANLNPVIITGVEQGGQLMTTTEVDNWPADAEGVQGPELMARFQAHAERFGTEMIFDQIHTVDLQNRPFTLKGDMGEYTCDALIVATGASAKYLGLPSEETFAGKGVSACATCDGFFYKKQDVAVVGGGNTAVEEALYLANIANTVTLIHRRDSFRAEKIMVDKLMQRVEEGKIILKLNSSVDEILGDESGVTGARLKHNDGSTEEIAVKGVFIAIGHKPNTDIFKGQLDMDETGYLKTKGGTGDNVGATNIEGVWAAGDVKDHTYRQAITSAASGCQAALDAERWLDRHSV from the coding sequence ATGAGCAACCATCACAAACTCATCATCCTCGGCTCCGGCCCTGCCGGCTATACTGCCGCCGTCTATGCCGCCCGCGCCAACCTTAACCCTGTAATCATTACCGGCGTTGAGCAAGGCGGACAACTGATGACCACCACCGAAGTGGACAACTGGCCTGCCGACGCAGAAGGCGTACAAGGTCCGGAACTGATGGCCCGTTTCCAAGCTCATGCCGAACGCTTCGGCACTGAAATGATTTTCGACCAAATCCACACCGTCGATTTGCAAAACCGTCCGTTTACCCTCAAAGGCGATATGGGCGAATACACCTGCGATGCGCTCATCGTTGCCACCGGCGCATCCGCCAAATATTTAGGTTTGCCAAGCGAAGAAACCTTTGCCGGCAAAGGCGTTTCCGCCTGTGCAACTTGTGATGGTTTCTTCTATAAAAAACAAGATGTTGCCGTAGTCGGCGGTGGCAATACCGCTGTAGAAGAAGCCCTCTACCTTGCCAATATCGCCAACACCGTTACCCTGATTCACCGCCGTGACAGCTTCCGCGCCGAAAAAATCATGGTGGACAAACTCATGCAACGGGTCGAAGAAGGCAAAATCATCCTCAAGCTCAACAGCTCGGTTGATGAAATCTTGGGCGACGAAAGCGGCGTTACCGGTGCACGCCTGAAACACAATGATGGAAGCACTGAAGAAATCGCCGTCAAAGGCGTTTTCATCGCCATCGGCCACAAACCCAACACTGATATTTTCAAAGGCCAACTCGACATGGATGAAACCGGCTACCTGAAAACCAAAGGCGGTACCGGTGACAATGTCGGCGCCACCAATATCGAAGGCGTATGGGCGGCTGGCGACGTCAAAGACCATACTTACCGTCAAGCCATCACCAGTGCGGCTTCCGGCTGTCAGGCCGCACTTGATGCCGAACGTTGGCTCGACCGCCACAGCGTATAA
- the ccoG gene encoding cytochrome c oxidase accessory protein CcoG — protein MSPENQAENTTPSTEKTAKATPPKPSKPKSSVIQIHPEGERIHPKKAEGRFAKLRIAAVLATQFVFYVIPWFNWSGRQAVLFNIPDRHFFIFGLSLGMGDLIYLALLLMICAFGLFWWTTIAGRLWCGYSCPQTVYTEIMLWIDNLVEGDRNKRLKLEKSPWNFTKIRTKATKYLLIFLVCAWTGITFAGWFVPIRQFVPDLFAGAAGGGAMFAAAFYGFMTFFFAHIMREKVCLHMCPYARFQSAMFDKDTLIISYDAERGEPRGARKKTANKEDSGLGDCINCTMCVQVCPVGIDIRNGLQYQCIGCAACIDACDEIMDKMGYERGLIRYTTEGALEHEYPESDIKKRLKRPRVAGYGAVLLVVIIAFLVGISTRKMVEVDILKDRGVMVRENSQGWLENAYNLRIINNSENEQLMTATVKGFDEIALTGLPENGIKIAPRETVTIPVQVSTIPEYADKGSHPIEFTFTYRETGSADSKPTTLEEKATFIGE, from the coding sequence ATGTCACCAGAAAACCAAGCTGAAAACACCACACCCTCAACAGAAAAAACAGCAAAAGCCACTCCGCCCAAACCTTCCAAACCCAAATCCAGCGTGATTCAAATCCATCCCGAAGGTGAACGCATCCATCCCAAAAAGGCGGAAGGACGCTTTGCCAAACTGCGTATCGCCGCCGTATTGGCGACCCAGTTTGTATTTTACGTTATTCCATGGTTCAACTGGAGCGGCCGTCAGGCGGTTTTATTCAATATCCCTGACCGTCATTTCTTCATTTTCGGACTGTCGCTGGGCATGGGCGATTTGATCTACCTTGCCTTGCTGCTGATGATTTGCGCATTCGGATTGTTTTGGTGGACAACCATTGCCGGTCGTTTGTGGTGCGGCTATTCATGCCCGCAAACGGTTTACACCGAAATTATGCTGTGGATTGACAACTTGGTCGAAGGCGATAGAAACAAACGCCTAAAACTGGAAAAATCGCCGTGGAATTTCACCAAAATCCGCACCAAAGCCACCAAATACCTGCTGATTTTCCTTGTCTGCGCATGGACAGGCATTACTTTTGCAGGCTGGTTTGTCCCAATCCGCCAGTTTGTTCCTGATTTGTTTGCCGGAGCAGCAGGCGGCGGCGCGATGTTTGCCGCAGCGTTTTACGGATTCATGACTTTCTTCTTCGCCCACATCATGCGCGAAAAAGTTTGTCTGCATATGTGTCCGTATGCACGCTTCCAAAGTGCAATGTTTGACAAAGACACGCTGATTATTTCTTACGATGCCGAACGCGGCGAACCGCGCGGCGCACGCAAAAAAACCGCCAACAAAGAAGACAGCGGCTTGGGCGACTGCATCAACTGCACCATGTGCGTGCAAGTCTGCCCCGTCGGTATCGACATCCGCAACGGTTTGCAATACCAATGTATCGGCTGCGCGGCGTGTATCGATGCCTGTGACGAAATCATGGACAAAATGGGCTACGAGCGCGGCTTGATCCGTTATACGACCGAAGGCGCGTTGGAACACGAATACCCTGAAAGCGACATCAAAAAACGCTTGAAACGTCCGCGCGTAGCCGGTTATGGCGCAGTACTCCTGGTGGTCATCATCGCCTTCTTAGTCGGCATTTCCACCCGAAAAATGGTCGAAGTCGATATCCTGAAAGACCGTGGCGTCATGGTTCGCGAAAACAGCCAAGGCTGGTTGGAAAATGCCTATAACCTGCGCATTATCAACAATAGTGAAAACGAACAACTGATGACCGCAACCGTCAAAGGCTTTGACGAAATCGCGCTGACCGGCCTGCCTGAAAACGGTATTAAAATTGCGCCGCGGGAAACCGTTACCATCCCGGTACAGGTATCTACCATTCCCGAATACGCCGACAAAGGCAGCCATCCGATCGAATTTACCTTTACCTATCGTGAGACCGGCTCT